In Trichoderma asperellum chromosome 1, complete sequence, a single window of DNA contains:
- a CDS encoding uncharacterized protein (TransMembrane:8 (i52-70o90-112i185-205o211-229i271-290o310-332i339-358o437-458i)) — translation MVGNREEYWVPEDYEGMSAGRYLATRVSSLKPPMLNVPNPWKLLRMLNRQQWSFFALAFWAWTWDAFDFFTVSLTVSDLAKQFGKANIDITWGITLVLMFRSVGSIAFGMAADRYGRKWPFIVNNILFIALELGTGFCNTYKQFLACRALFGVAMGGLYGNAAATALEDCPAEARGIMSGILQQGYAFGYLLAAAFARGLVNTTSHGWRPLYWFGACPPVIFIAFRLMMPETQTYRERERMRIEAGRNRSDEKSVGSVFISEGKVAIKRHWLLLTYLVLLMAGFNFMSHGSQDLYPTMLTNQLAFSPNKVTVTQVVANLGAMTGGTVVGFLSQSVGRRFSIICCCIVGGALLYPYTFVHDTSIMAAAFFQQFCVQGAWGVIPIHLMELSPGAFRTFVVGTAYQLGNLVSSASSTIEARIGERFPLPPTTKGVARYDYGKVICIFMACVYVYVIVLTFLGPEQLRKSFDVAYDHDAAIVAGWDDKAKVDHEEFDNKARDSTAGEKQAVEEV, via the exons ATGGTTGGGAACCGAGAGGAGTACTGGGTCCCCGAGGACTACGAGGGCATGAGCGCTGGCCGCTACCTGGCCACGCGCGTGTCGTCGCTGAAGCCGCCGATGCTCAACGTGCCGAACCCGtggaagctgctgcgcatGCTCAACCGCCAGCAGTGGTCCTTTTTCGCCCTTGCCTTCTGGGCCTGGACCTGGGACGCCTTTGACTTCTTCACCGTGTCGCTGACCGTGTCGGACCTGGCCAAGCAGTTTGGCAAGGCCAACATCGACATCACCTGGGGCATCACGCTGGTGCTCATGTTCCGATCCGTGGGCTCCATCGCCTTTGGTATGGCTGCCGATCGCTACGGGCGCAAGTGGCCGTTCATCGTCAACAACATCTTGTTCATTGCTCTGGAGTTG GGAACCGGATTCTGCAACACCTACAAGCAGTTCCTCGCCTGTCGCGCGCTGTTCGGCGTTGCCATGGGCGGTCTGTACGGAAACGCAGCGGCCACAGCCCTGGAAGACTGCCCGGCAGAGGCCCGTGGTATCATGTCCGGCATCCTCCAGCAAGGT TACGCCTTTGGATacctcctcgccgccgccttcgCCCGCGGCCTCGTCAACACCACCTCGCACGGATGGCGCCCGCTGTACTGGTTCGGCGCCTGCCCccccgtcatcttcatcgccttCCGCCTGATGATGCCCGAAACTCAGACCTACCGCGAGCGCGAGCGCATGCGCATCGAGGCCGGCCGCAACCGGAGCGACGAAAAGTCTGTCGGCAGCGTCTTCATCTCCGAGGGCAAGGTCGCCATCAAGCGccactggctgctgctgacgtACCTCGTCCTGCTCATGGCCGGCTTCAACTTCATGAGCCACGGCAGCCAGGATCTCTACCCGACCATGTTGACCAACCAGCTCGCCTTCAGCCCCAACAAGGTCACAGTTACGCAGGTTGTTGCCAACTTGGGCGCCATGACTGGTGGAACGGTTGTTGGTTTCCTGAGTCAGTCCGTCGGTCGTCGATTCAgcatcatctgctgctgcattgtTGGCGGCGCCCTGCTCTACCCATACACCTTCGTGCACGACAcctccatcatggccgccgccttcttccaGCAGTTCTGCGTCCAGGGCGCTTGGGGCGTCATCCCCATCCACCTGATGGAGCTGTCCCCCGGTGCTTTCAGAACCTTTGTCGTCGGTACCGCCTACCAGCTGGGTAACCTCGTCTCATCGGCATCTTCCACCATCGAGGCCCGCATTGGCGAGCGTTTCCCCCTGCCGCCCACTACCAAGGGCGTTGCTCGTTACGACTACGGCAAGGtcatctgcatcttcatGGCCTGCGTCTATGTCTACGTCATTGTCCTGACCTTCCTTGGCCCCGAGCAGCTTCGCAAGAGCTTCGATGTCGCTTACGATCACGACGCTGCTATTGTTGCTGGCTGGGATGACAAGGCAAAGGTTGACCATGAGGAGTTTGACAACAAGGCCCGGGACTCTACTGCGGGAGAGAAGCAGGCCGTTGAGGAGgtttaa